The Stegostoma tigrinum isolate sSteTig4 unplaced genomic scaffold, sSteTig4.hap1 scaffold_275, whole genome shotgun sequence DNA window GAATTTCCAATTAAAGGATTGCCCACTCAATCCCCAGATACAGCAGAATCAAACACTGATCAAGGtactggggcaggcattgaatcaaaagcttgtcacaaagaacaaaggattGATGATCAGACATTAAAACACAAAAAGCTCCAAGAACCAGAAGCTATGAAAATTACACACTGTGctcagttccatggtgaacactattttaatttgctcagagcacaactagtcatttagtagaatgaggtcaccttgtacaacagatatagatattgaccccattcagctgagtgtgagcctgtcaaacaggtactctcccatgccattgtcaggggctcccagtctcttcaggttggtgatgtgatctcccagcttcttgatcatcttcacttgctcatccaggtagtgcctctccaggaagtcacacagctggaagacAAAGAGGGGAACTGGTTAAATCTGACCAAATGCAGCTTGGGAGACCGAGCAGTGAAGTGATGTCATGGAGATTGCCAAATACTTTCGAAAGTGCTCAGTTTTAGAAACAGGAGGATCTTGGTACAACCCAAGAAAACCCTCCACAATGTCAAATGAGATCTTGTGGCTAACAAAAAGGACCAAGTGTCTGATCCCTGTTTTTATTCAAAAACCCAGATTTAAATACACCACACTCACATGAGGGTCCGTGTGGCCAGAggccagtttgtgcagatccagcagactctggttcacatccttctccatctgcagagctctctgcattgcctccaggcCACTGCCCCACTCATGCTGCTCTGGCTTCTGCggggagggaagcaggaacagaaagcacagctcagcaggcagttgtatcattagtctacatctgatcagttagttatccctcatcattgtaggGGAGGTACTACAGGCCAACTTGACCTTGGTAAAACACATGCTGTATTTGGTACTGTTCTGGAAGGGGACATTTCTAAACAGATCCTGCTAGGCTGTGATCAGAGTGA harbors:
- the LOC132208062 gene encoding ferritin, heavy subunit-like, which produces MASQVCQNYHKDCEDAVNKQINLELYSSYVYLSMFSYFDRDDVALRHFAEFFKEQSHEEREHGEKLITFQNKRGGRVLLQDIKKPEQHEWGSGLEAMQRALQMEKDVNQSLLDLHKLASGHTDPHLCDFLERHYLDEQVKMIKKLGDHITNLKRLGAPDNGMGEYLFDRL